A genomic region of Candidatus Marimicrobium litorale contains the following coding sequences:
- a CDS encoding TorF family putative porin: protein MLNKKLITAAVSTALLSGIGATAAQAFDVSANVALVSDYRFRGISQTGTDAAVQGGFDASWEPGFYLGTWASSVDFGSDNDTGSFGTMEIDYYAGWSGPIGDTDFGIDVGYTYYQYPGDTVDPKGDYQEFYIKPSWRDLTIGVTYSNDYYAETGKFWYYSGDYSLTFAEDFSLGLHAGYNDFDEKDFFPTGEDSYTDYSVTLTYTFKGVDLSVAWVGTDLDTDDCFNDADACDDTAVFSIAKSF, encoded by the coding sequence ATGTTAAACAAGAAACTGATTACCGCAGCCGTATCCACGGCGTTGTTGTCTGGGATAGGGGCGACTGCCGCACAAGCGTTTGACGTGAGTGCGAATGTCGCATTGGTGAGCGATTACCGCTTCCGCGGCATCTCGCAAACAGGCACAGATGCGGCCGTCCAGGGTGGATTCGATGCCAGCTGGGAACCGGGCTTTTATCTGGGCACCTGGGCGTCTTCCGTCGACTTCGGCAGCGACAACGACACCGGTAGCTTCGGCACGATGGAGATTGACTACTACGCGGGCTGGTCTGGCCCGATTGGTGATACTGACTTCGGTATTGACGTAGGGTACACCTATTATCAGTACCCGGGTGACACGGTTGACCCCAAGGGCGATTATCAGGAGTTCTACATCAAGCCGTCCTGGCGTGATCTGACCATCGGTGTTACCTACTCGAATGACTATTACGCCGAGACTGGAAAGTTCTGGTACTACTCCGGAGACTATAGCCTTACCTTCGCGGAAGACTTTTCACTGGGTTTGCATGCCGGCTATAACGACTTCGATGAGAAGGATTTCTTTCCAACGGGAGAAGATTCCTACACTGATTACTCAGTGACGCTGACTTACACCTTCAAGGGTGTGGATCTTTCGGTGGCGTGGGTTGGTACCGACCTCGATACCGATGACTGCTTTAACGATGCAGATGCCTGCGACGACACCGCAGTATTCAGCATCGCCAAGAGCTTTTAA
- a CDS encoding accessory factor UbiK family protein has protein sequence MAPKPPPPPWDLLQQASARMGGELDKGARALAQSALSKLDVVSREEFDAQSALLKRTQERVIELENTLEALAKALEEGNSEA, from the coding sequence ATGGCACCAAAACCCCCTCCTCCCCCCTGGGATCTACTGCAACAGGCGAGCGCCCGGATGGGCGGCGAACTGGACAAGGGCGCGCGCGCCCTTGCGCAGTCAGCGCTATCTAAGCTGGACGTGGTCAGCCGGGAGGAATTTGATGCACAAAGCGCGCTGCTCAAGCGCACGCAAGAGCGTGTCATTGAGCTGGAAAACACTCTGGAGGCGCTGGCGAAAGCACTCGAAGAGGGCAACAGCGAGGCGTAG